The segment CGCCCTGGACACCGACCTCGAAGGCATCCTGCAGATCTACAACGACGCGGTGCAGAACAGCACGGCGATCTGGAACGACCACTGCGTCGACCTCGCCAACCGCCAGGCCTGGCTGGCCGAGCGTCACGCGCAGGGCTACCCCGTGCTGGTCGCCATCGACGAAGGGGGCCGCGTGGCCGGCTATGCCTCCTTCGGCCCCTGGCGCCCCCACGACGGCTTTCGTCATACCGTGGAGAACTCGGTGTACGTGAGCCCCGACCATCGCGGCAGCGGCATCGGCCGCAGCCTGATGAAGGCGCTGATCGAGCGCGCCCGCATGCTCGACAAGCACGTGATGGTCGCCTTCATCGAAAGCGAGAACCGCGCCTCGGTGCATATGCACCAGCAACTGGGCTTCATCCATGTCGGCCAGATGCGCCAGGTCGGCTGCAAGTTCGGCCGCTGGCTGGACCTGACCATGATGCAACTGACCCTGAACAGGACGTCCCAACCATGATTCCCGGCGAATACCAGATCCAGGACGGCGAGATCGAACTCAACGCCGGCCGCCGCACCCTGACCCTCTCGGTTGCGAACAGCGGCGACCGGCCGATTCAGGTCGGCTCGCATTACCACTTTTTCGAAACCAACGACGCCCTCACCTTCGACCGCGCCGCCACGCGCGGCATGCGCCTGAACATCCCGGCCGGCACCGCGGTGCGCTTCGAACCGGGACAGAGCCGAGAGGTCCAGCTGGTCGAGCTGGCCGGCGAGCGCCGGGTGTTCGGCTTTGCCGGGCGGATAATGGGCGCGCTCTAGGGCACAGCGCTTTTCGTAGGGTGGAAAACGCCGAAGGCTTTTCCACCGTGAACAGGATCGGTGGATGGCTTCGGCCATCCACCCTACGCGAGACGATACGGATGAAGATTTCCCGCCAAGCCTATGCCGACATGTTCGGCCCCACCGTCGGCGACAAGGTGCGCCTGGCCGACACCGACCTGTGGATCGAAGTCGAAAAAGACTTCACCACCTATGGCGAAGAGGTGAAGTTCGGCGGCGGCAAGGTGATCCGCGACGGCATGGGCCAGAGCCAGCTGTGCGCCGCCGAAGTGGTCGATACCCTGATCACCAACGCGCTGATCCTCGACCACTGGGGCATCGTCAAGGCCGACGTGGGTCTCAAGGACGGCCGCATCGCCGCCATCGGCAAGGCCGGCAACCCGGACATTCAGCCCGATGTGACCATCGCCATCGGCGCCAGCACCGAAGTCATCGCCGGCGAAGGCATGATCCTCACCGCCGGCGGCATCGACTCGCACATCCACTTCATCTGCCCGCAGCAGATCGAAGAGGCGCTGATGAGCGGCGTCACTACCATGATTGGCGGCGGTACCGGGCCTGCGACCGGCACCAACGCCACCACGGTGACGCCTGGCCCCTGGCACATGGCGATGATGCTCAAGGCCGCAGACGCCTTCCCGATGAACATCGGCTTCACCGGCAAGGGCAATGCCTCGCTGCCCGAGCCGCTGATCGAGCAGGTCAAGGCCGGTGCCATCGGCCTCAAGCTGCACGAGGACTGGGGCACTACGCCGGCGGCCATCGACAACTGCCTGTCGGTCGCCGACCAATACGACGTGCAGGTGGCGATTCATACCGACACGCTGAACGAATCGGGCTTCGTCGAGACGACCCTCGGCGCGTTCAAGGGCCGCACGATCCACACCTACCACACCGAAGGCGCCGGTGGCGGCCACGCGCCCGACATCATCAAGGCCTGCGGCTTCGCCAACGTGCTGCCCAGCTCGACCAACCCGACCCGGCCCTTTACCCGCAACACCATCGACGAGCACCTGGACATGCTCATGGTTTGCCACCACCTCGACCCGAGCATCGCCGAGGACGTGGCCTTCGCCGAGAGCCGCATCCGCCGCGAGACCATCGCCGCCGAGGACATTCTCCACGACCTCGGCGCCTTCTCCATGCTCAGCTCCGACAGCCAGGCCATGGGCCGCGTCGGCGAGGTGATCACCCGCACCTGGCAGACCGCCGACAAGATGAAGAAGCAGCGCGGCGCCCTGCCCGGCGACGGCGCGGGCAACGACAACTTCCGCGCCAAACGCTACATCGCCAAGTACACCATCAACCCGGCGATCACCCACGGCGTCAGCCACGAGGTGGGCTCGATCGAAGTGGGCAAGTGGGCCGACCTGGTGCTCTGGCGTCCGGCGTTCTTCGGCGTCAAGCCGAGCCTGATCCTCAAGGGCGGCGCCATTGCCGCGAGCCTGATGGGCGACGCCAATGCGTCGATCCCGACACCGCAACCGGTGCACTACCGACCGATGTTCGCGAGCTTTGGCGGCTCGCTGCACGCGTCGAGCTTCACCTTCATCAGCCAGGCCGCGTTCGAAGCCGGCGTGCCGGAACAGCTGGGGCTGAAGAAGAAGATCGGCGTGGTGAAGGGCTGTCGTCAGGTGCAGAAAAAGGACCTGATCCACAACGACTACACACCGGACATCCAGGTCGACCCGCAGAACTATCAGGTCCGTGCGGACGGGCAATTGCTCTGGTGCGAGCCGGCCGAGGTGCTGCCGATGGCGCAGCGCTATTTCCTGTTCTGACCCTGGCTGTTCTGAACTGGCGCCGCCGCAACCCCGACTCGGTGGGCTGAAGCCCACCCTACGAAGCTGGAATAACCTGCTCAGCGGCTCCGCCGGACACCGCCCCCGTAGCAGCAGGCTTGCAGGCGAAGCGCTCGAGCCCTGATCGCGAGCAAGCTCGCTCCTACAAACAGCAAACAGCGGCCGCTCCGGGTGATCCAGTAGGCTGGGTTTCAGCCCACCCGGGCAGGGTGTCGCTCGCGCCGTTCAGCGCAGCTGGCTGTCCTTGCTGCCGCGGCGGTTGTAGCCGCTGAACTTGGCTTCCTGCTTGTCCAGCTCGGCCTGGCATTTCACGCACAGCCGCACCCCCGGCACGGCCTGGCGCCTGGCCTCGGGGATCTTCGCGTCGCATTCCTCGCAACGCGTCAGGCTCTCACCTCGCCCGAGCCGGCTGCGCGCACGTTGCACCGCATCCTCGATGGTACTGTCGATCTGGTCCTGCACCGCGCCGTCGCCGGCCCAACCAGTGGCCATGGCTGCCTCCTCCCGCTCGGGTCTCGTCACCTCTTCGATAGAGTCCGCCAGCACGCCCCATTCGTCGAGCGGCCCGCTGGCAATCGACGAACGGAGCCCGCCATGCGGCCTCGCTGGTTATCCTCTGACCGCTCTGCCATGCGGCTTGACGCCGCCTGATCACGCTCTGAAACGACCTTCGCCGGGACCATGACCAGGATTCTTTTGCCGCTCTGCCTCGCCGCCCTGGCCGGTTGCGCCACCGATACGCGGGTGATCGAGCGCGACCTGGGCGAGTTCGATCTCAAGCTTGGCACGGCGCCGACCCGCAGCATGGCCCAGGGCCTGGTCGCACCGACCACCGCCGGTGCCTTTCATGGCGGGCTGGACCTCAGCCATGCCAGCGGCTGGTACGTCGGCCAGTGGTCGCCGAGCGCGGGCATCAGTGCCGACCACCAGCTCGAGCTCAATTCCTATCTGGGCTACGCCACGCAACCGCAGAGCGGCGCACCGGGCTATGAGCTGGGGCTCATCCGCTACAGCTTTCCTGAAGTGCAAAGCTGGGACCGCAACGAGTACTACGCCGGCCTGACCCTGGACGAAAGGCGTATCGGCGCGGCCCTGAGCGACGCCGCCGGGCGCACCGACAGCACGCTGTACCTGGACCTTGGCCGGGTGACGCCCTTTGCCGTGGGCGTGCGCATGAAGTACGCAGCCCACGCGCTGGAGGCTCCGCACCTGCTGCCCGGCGGCGACCAGGTCCGCATGTTCAGCGACTGGTCGCTGAACCTCTCGCGCCCCTGGCTGGGCATCCAGCTGGACCTGTCCTACACCGACTCCAACCTGCGCCCCCACGAGTGCGGTGCCTACTCGGGGATGAATGCCGAATGCGGTGAGGTGATCACCTTCCGCGCCGAGCGCCTGCTGTTCTGAGAGGCCGGCTATTCCTTGACCTGCATGAATTCCTCGGCCCAGACCATGTATTCGTCGGCCGTCGAGTACTTGACCGAGAGTTCCGAGGCGCTGAGGTCGCTGGCGTCGATCTGGCGCTGCTCGCGCAGGCAGTCGTAGGTCGCCTTGATCGCGGCGAAGTAGGCGGCGTGACCGTTGACCACGATGCGTACGCCGAGCGCCGCCAGCCGTGCGCTGTCACGCAGACGCGGATTGCCATAGGTGACCAGCATCAGCGGCACGCTGACCTTTTCGGCGATGCGTTCCAGGTGTTCGAAGTCCTCCACGCCGA is part of the Stutzerimonas balearica DSM 6083 genome and harbors:
- a CDS encoding GNAT family N-acetyltransferase, which translates into the protein MSTAHDLEPFLKETNVQIRDALDTDLEGILQIYNDAVQNSTAIWNDHCVDLANRQAWLAERHAQGYPVLVAIDEGGRVAGYASFGPWRPHDGFRHTVENSVYVSPDHRGSGIGRSLMKALIERARMLDKHVMVAFIESENRASVHMHQQLGFIHVGQMRQVGCKFGRWLDLTMMQLTLNRTSQP
- a CDS encoding urease subunit beta; the encoded protein is MIPGEYQIQDGEIELNAGRRTLTLSVANSGDRPIQVGSHYHFFETNDALTFDRAATRGMRLNIPAGTAVRFEPGQSREVQLVELAGERRVFGFAGRIMGAL
- the ureC gene encoding urease subunit alpha — its product is MKISRQAYADMFGPTVGDKVRLADTDLWIEVEKDFTTYGEEVKFGGGKVIRDGMGQSQLCAAEVVDTLITNALILDHWGIVKADVGLKDGRIAAIGKAGNPDIQPDVTIAIGASTEVIAGEGMILTAGGIDSHIHFICPQQIEEALMSGVTTMIGGGTGPATGTNATTVTPGPWHMAMMLKAADAFPMNIGFTGKGNASLPEPLIEQVKAGAIGLKLHEDWGTTPAAIDNCLSVADQYDVQVAIHTDTLNESGFVETTLGAFKGRTIHTYHTEGAGGGHAPDIIKACGFANVLPSSTNPTRPFTRNTIDEHLDMLMVCHHLDPSIAEDVAFAESRIRRETIAAEDILHDLGAFSMLSSDSQAMGRVGEVITRTWQTADKMKKQRGALPGDGAGNDNFRAKRYIAKYTINPAITHGVSHEVGSIEVGKWADLVLWRPAFFGVKPSLILKGGAIAASLMGDANASIPTPQPVHYRPMFASFGGSLHASSFTFISQAAFEAGVPEQLGLKKKIGVVKGCRQVQKKDLIHNDYTPDIQVDPQNYQVRADGQLLWCEPAEVLPMAQRYFLF
- a CDS encoding DksA/TraR family C4-type zinc finger protein, with amino-acid sequence MATGWAGDGAVQDQIDSTIEDAVQRARSRLGRGESLTRCEECDAKIPEARRQAVPGVRLCVKCQAELDKQEAKFSGYNRRGSKDSQLR
- a CDS encoding TorF family putative porin, whose amino-acid sequence is MTRILLPLCLAALAGCATDTRVIERDLGEFDLKLGTAPTRSMAQGLVAPTTAGAFHGGLDLSHASGWYVGQWSPSAGISADHQLELNSYLGYATQPQSGAPGYELGLIRYSFPEVQSWDRNEYYAGLTLDERRIGAALSDAAGRTDSTLYLDLGRVTPFAVGVRMKYAAHALEAPHLLPGGDQVRMFSDWSLNLSRPWLGIQLDLSYTDSNLRPHECGAYSGMNAECGEVITFRAERLLF